The following proteins come from a genomic window of Malus domestica chromosome 02, GDT2T_hap1:
- the LOC103406877 gene encoding disease resistance protein RUN1-like produces the protein MTAHEASSSSSSNSKLWKYDVFLSFRGEDTRYGFTSHLHAALKARGYQVFIDEDDLQRGEEIKEKLFRAIEESMISVIIFSKMYANSSWCLDELVKIMACRDKLGRHVLPIFYHVDPSHVRKQDGDLAEAFQKHKKDIREEKDDKKREAKQERVKQWREALTKAANLSGHHHKIANNGGEAEFIKKIINDNICEWLTSTNELHVAKHIVGINSRVQDIISYLSSGGSNDVLMVGIWGMGGLGKTTAAKAIYNQIHPQFEFKSFLADVRDATSKHDLVDVQKKLISDILKKKREISCVDDGIDLIKQQFRHRKILVIVDNVDKKEQLDAIVGSRHWFGPGSRIIITTRNERLLLNVNKKFQAQKMNEKEALELFSWHAFKNICPDQGYLEVSKKVVSYCGGLPLALEVLGSLLIKRSLAEWESQLEELGRYPDENIVNRLRISFDGLRPSEKTIFLDISCFFIGEDKDYVAKILDRCGFSATIGISVLRERCLITVEQNKLNMHDLLREMARVIVSEKSLGHPGKWSRLWNCKEAAKVLRNKSGTEEVEGLALNFPYPWPRSSRMPSFSTEAFANMKKLRFLHLKYVQLNGEYKHLPKELIWLCWEGCPLKSIPDDFFDQQRLVVLDMQSSKLVQVWEGYKLLKRLKILNLSHSLSLIKSPDFSQVPYLEELILENCGSLSEIHPSIGQLKRLSLVNLKECEKLRSLPRDFYKLKYVKTLLLNDCLEFREVHEDLGEMISLRILEAEHTAIREIPSSTVRLKNLTLLSLNGVKLAHDAIPHDLGSLISLQVLDLRGNDFHILPSLSGLTKLETLRLNDCFNLHTIPDLPTNLKFLYAANCPALETVPNFSEMSNMRELKVNDSSKLTEVPGLDKSLKFMTLIDMSNCTNLTPDFGRNILQGWTSCGFGGILLYGNFIPHWFDFVGNGNKVSFDIPPNDGRTFEGLTMCFLHRSAFESNFEFGITVINNTKRTKLQAYFGSGYWDKSSNSNLLHVLWQGQLSNDKLKLQSGDKVEVIVLRLSRKSDYYRSPMITMVNLVWNKPMKENTHDLDQASYVFYHQPARFYEESSDNSEPSNDYDLSNSIGSTKAVYAHGPLSLAHSRFSSSSNTFPAGHHIQPQTRPENFDLNNSIGSTVAVYAHGPLSLEHSHFSSSSNTFPAGHHIQPQTRPENLSVLYPMDGDPCRHIKPQTRPENLPVLFQPQSPAVSGRGDQIADPMVEEPLTSLSLSFDHWKPQGPAVSDKGDQIANPMDKDPLTSLSLSLDHWKSQGPAVSDRGDQISGPMGEDFARLPLSLHHWKPQGSAVSDRGDQISNPMDEDPFFTYLSLDHLSFTCSGHHIQPQTRPENLQVLFQPQGPTVGDRGDQISGPMEVDLLARLSLTLHHWKPKSPAISDRGDQIADPMVEDPLTSLSLSLDHWKPQGPAVSDKGDQIADPMDKDPLTSLSLSLDHWKSQGPAVSDRGDQISGPMEEYIFARPSDRGDQISDPMDEDTLTCLSVS, from the exons ATGACAGCCCACGAAGCCTCCTCTTCGTCCTCCTCCAACTCCAAACTCTGGAAGTACGACGTATTCTTGAGCTTCAGGGGTGAAGACACGCGTTATGGCTTCACGAGCCACCTCCACGCGGCATTAAAAGCCAGAGGGTACCAGGTCTTTATTGATGAGGACGATCTACAAAGAGGggaagaaataaaagagaaactGTTTCGTGCAATCGAAGAGTCGATGATCTCTGTCATTATCTTCTCAAAGATGTATGCGAATTCGAGTTGGTGTCTTGACGAGCTGGTGAAGATCATGGCGTGTAGAGACAAACTGGGGCGACATGTTTTACCAATATTCTATCACGTTGATCCTTCGCATGTCAGGAAGCAGGACGGAGATTTAGCCGAAGCATTTCAGAAGCACAAAAAGGACATCCGTGAAGAAAAAGATGACAAGAAACGTGAAGCTAAACAAGAAAGGGTAAAGCAGTGGAGAGAGGCTCTCACAAAGGCTGCAAATTTGTCTGGCCACCATCATAAAATCGCTAACAATGG GGGCGAAGCAgagttcattaaaaaaattattaacgaTAATATTTGTGAATGGCTCACCAGCACTAACGAATTACATGTGGCCAAGCACATAGTTGGAATCAATTCACGCGTTCAAGATATTATCAGTTATCTTTCAAGTGGTGGATCAAATGATGTTCTCATGGTTGGAATTTGGGGGATGGGTGGATTGGGTAAAACAACAGCTGCCAAGGCCATTTATAACCAAATTCATCCTCAGTTTGAATTCAAAAGTTTCCTTGCCGACGTTCGCGATGCTACAAGTAAACATGATCTGGTTGATGTGCAAAAGAAACTTATTTCTGACATCTTGAAAAAGAAGCGTGAAATAAGTTGTGTTGACGATGGTATCGACCTGATAAAACAACAATTTCGACATAGAAAGATACTTGTCATCGTGGACAACGTAGATAAAAAGGAACAACTGGATGCAATAGTTGGAAGTCGTCATTGGTTTGGTCCTGGAAGTAGAATTATCATAACGACACGAAATGAACGTCTACTACTAAATGTGAACAAAAAATTTCAGGCTcagaaaatgaatgaaaaagaaGCTCTTGAGCTATTTAGTTGGCATGCCTTTAAAAATATTTGTCCTGATCAAGGATATCTTGAAGTTTCAAAGAAGGTTGTTTCTTACTGTGGAGGATTACCACTAGCGCTTGAAGTTTTAGGATCTCTTTTGATTAAAAGATCGTTGGCAGAGTGGGAAAGCCAATTGGAGGAATTGGGAAGATATCCAGATGAAAACATTGTAAATCGACTCAGAATAAGCTTTGACGGGCTACGTCCTTCAGAGAAGACTATATTTCTTGACAtatcttgtttctttattgGAGAGGACAAGGACTATGTCGCAAAAATATTAGATCGATGTGGATTTTCTGCAACAATAGGAATCAGTGTCCTCCGTGAACGATGCCTTATAACTGTTGAGCAGAATAAGTTGAATATGCATGATTTGCTGCGAGAAATGGCCAGAGTAATCGTTTCTGAAAAATCTCTTGGTCACCCTGGAAAATGGAGTAGGTTGTGGAACTGTAAAGAGGCCGCCAAAGTCTTGAGAAATAAATCT GGAACTGAAGAAGTTGAAGGACTTGCTCTAAATTTCCCTTATCCTTGGCCTCGAAGCTCTCGCATGCCCAGTTTCAGTACCGAAGCATTTGCCAATATGAAGAAACTAAGATTCCTTCATCTCAAATACGTTCAACTCAATGGAGAATACAAACATCTTCCCAAAGAGTTAATATGGTTGTGTTGGGAAGGATGCCCTTTAAAGTCCATACCAGATGACTTTTTTGATCAACAAAGACTAGTTGTTTTAGATATGCAGTCTAGCAAACTGGTACAAGTTTGGGAGGGTTATAAG TTGCTAAAGAGGTTGAAAATCCTGAATCTCAGTCATTCCCTATCTCTAATTAAATCACCGGACTTTTCACAAGTCCCAtatcttgaagagttgatactGGAAAATTGTGGGAGTTTGTCCGAGATTCACCCCTCCATTGGTCAActtaaaagactttctttggtgaaCCTTAAAGAATGCGAAAAGCTTCGTTCTCTTCCAAGGGATTTCTATAAGTTGAAATATGTTAAGACTCTTCTTCTTAATGACTGTTTAGAATTCAGAGAAGTGCATGAGGATTTAGGGGAGATGATATCATTGAGAATACTTGAAGCAGAGCATACAGCCATAAGAGAAATACCATCTTCCACAGTTAGATTGAAGAATCTCACTCTTTTATCCCTAAATGGTGTGAAATTAGCTCATGATGCAATCCCTCATGATCTTGGGAGTTTAATTTCTTTACAAGTTTTGGATCTTCGAGGGAATGATTTTCATATCCTACCCAGCCTCAGTGGTCTTACaaagcttgaaacattgaggttAAATGACTGCTTTAACCTTCATACAATCCCTGATTTAccaacaaatttgaaatttctgtATGCCGCTAATTGCCCTGCATTGGAAACAGTGCCCAATTTTTCGGAAATGTCAAATATGAGAGAGTTGAAGGTAAATGATTCATCCAAACTCACTGAGGTTCCAGGCTTGGATAAGTCATTAAAGTTCATGacattgattgatatgagtaactGCACCAATCTCACACCTGATTTTGGGAGGAACATCCTACAG GGATGGACTTCGTGCGGATTTGGTGGCATTTTACTCTATGGGAATTTTATTCCTCATTGGTTTGATTTTGTTGGCAATGGCAATAAAGTCAGTTTTGATATTCCCCCGAATGATGGTCGTACTTTTGAAGGGCTGACTATGTGCTTCTTGCACAGATCTGCATTTGAAAGTAATTTTGAATTTGGCATTACTGTTATAAATAATACCAAGCGTACTAAGTTGCAGGCTTACTTTGGCAGCGGATATTGGGATAAGTCTTCAAACTCTAATCTTTTGCACGTACTTTGGCAAGGACAACTATCGAACGATAAGCTCAAATTGCAAAGTGGGGATAAAGTTGAAGTTATAGTACTTCGACTTTCAAGAAAATCTGATTATTATAGGTCACCAATGATAACAATGGTTAATCTAGTGTGGAACAAACCTATGAAGGAAAATACGCATGATTTGGATCAAGCTAGTTATGTTTTTTACCATCAGCCAGCTCGGTTCTATGAGGAGTCATCTGATAATTCTGAGCCATCTAATGATTATGATCTCAGTAATTCCATCGGTAGTACTAAAGCAGTGTATGCTCATGGTCCTCTCAGCCTTGCGCATTCACGTTTTTCCTCGTCTTCTAATACTTTTCCTGCAGGCCATCATATTCAGCCTCAAACTCGTCCTGAGAATTTCGATCTCAATAATTCCATCGGTAGTACTGTAGCAGTGTATGCTCATGGTCCTCTCAGCCTTGAGCATTCACATTTTTCCTCGTCTTCTAATACTTTTCCTGCAGGCCATCATATTCAGCCTCAAACTCGTCCTGAGAATCTCTCAGTACTCTACCCAATGGACGGAGATCCTT GCCGTCATATTAAGCCTCAAACTCGTCCTGAGAATCTCCCAGTACTCTTCCAGCCACAGAGTCCGGCAGTCAGTGGCAGAGGAGATCAGATAGCCGACCCAATGGTCGAAGAACCTCTTACGAGCCTTTCTTTGTCTTTTGATCATTGGAAGCCACAGGGTCCGGCAGTCAGTGACAAAGGAGATCAGATAGCCAACCCAATGGACAAAGATCCTCTTACGAGCCTTTCTTTGTCTCTTGATCATTGGAAGTCACAGGGTCCGGCAGTAAGTGACAGAGGAGATCAGATATCTGGCCCAATGGGGGAAGATTTTGCGCGCCTTCCTTTGTCCCTTCATCATTGGAAGCCACAGGGTTCGGCAGTTAGTGACAGAGGAGATCAGATATCCAACCCAATGGACGAAGATCCTTTTTTTACCTATCTGTCTCTTGATCATTTATCATTTACTTGTTCAG GCCATCATATTCAGCCTCAAACTCGTCCTGAGAATCTCCAAGTACTCTTCCAGCCACAGGGTCCGACAGTCGGTGACAGAGGAGATCAGATATCTGGCCCAATGGAGGTAGATCTTCTTGCACGCCTTTCTTTGACCCTTCATCATTGGAAGCCAAAGAGTCCGGCAATCAGTGACAGAGGAGATCAGATAGCCGACCCAATGGTCGAAGATCCTCTTACGAGCCTTTCTTTGTCTCTTGATCATTGGAAGCCACAGGGTCCGGCAGTTAGTGACAAAGGAGATCAGATAGCCGACCCAATGGACAAAGATCCTCTTACGAGCCTTTCTTTGTCTCTTGATCATTGGAAGTCACAGGGTCCGGCAGTAAGTGACAGAGGAGATCAGATATCCGGCCCAATGGAGGAATATATTTTTGCACGCCCCAGTGACAGAGGAGATCAGATATCCGACCCAATGGACGAAGATACTCTTACGTGCCTCTCGGTCTCCTGA
- the LOC139189341 gene encoding uncharacterized protein, whose protein sequence is MAFWIQGLHRVINKGMTGLVAGDRKVRLPEQLHIIGHCNGIVLLYSKSSFVLCNPGIEEFIRVPDETCLPMWPRLDLDPGEDYNWPEHIDPGFGYDPKSTSTNLWPLLLMCFKGMRYWLGIEQDKEISVYDTFDDPEGERVIISFHTSHEVFRGIPESSELQRLPLRHDLDLKLIVWNESVSYGSQ, encoded by the exons ATGGCCTTCTGGATTCAGGGCCTGCACAGGGTGATTAACAAAGGGATGACG GGTTTGGTTGCTGGTGACAGG AAGGTCCGACTCCCAGAACAGCTGCATATTATAGGCCACTGCAATGGCATTGTTTTACTATATAGTAAGAGTAGCTTTGTTTTATGCAATCCCGGAATTGAGGAATTCATTCGTGTTCCTGATGAGACATGCCTTCCAATGTGGCCCAGATTAGATTTGGACCCGGGGGAGGATTACAATTGGCCAGAACATATTGATCCTGGATTTGGCTATGATCCCAAATCTACGAGTACAAATTTGTGGCCTTTACTACTT ATGTGCTTCAAGGGAATGCGTTATTGGCTGGGAATTGAGCAAGATAAGGAAATATCTGTTTATGACACTTTTGATGACCCAGAAGGCGAGAGAGTGATCATTTCTTTCCATACAAGTCACGAGGTATTTCGTGGTATACCTGAATCATCTGAGCTCCAACGATTACCTCTGCGGCATGACCTTGATTTGAAGCTAATTGTGTGGAATGAATCAGTTTCTTATGGTTCACAATGA
- the LOC103452049 gene encoding disease resistance protein RPV1-like, which translates to MTAHEASSSSSSKSKLWNYDVFLSFRGEDTRYGFTGHLHAALKDRGYQVFIDEDDLPGGEVIKDKLFRAIEESRISAIIFSRRYADSSWYLDELVKIMECRVELGRHVLPIFYHVDPSHVRKQDGDLAEAFQKHENDIREEKDDNKREAKQERLKLWREALTKAANLSGHHLQIANNGGEAEFIKKIIDEKIWEWLTSTYELHVTKHIVGINSRVQDIISYLSSGGSNEVLMVGIWGMGGLGKTTAAKAIYNQIHHKFEFKSFLADVRDATSIHDLVDLQKKLISDILKQTQEISCVDHGIGLIKQQFGHRKILVIVDNIDKEEQLDAIVGGYDWFGPGSRIVITTRDEHLLQNVNKKFQAKEMNEEEALELFSWHAFKNSCPDQTYLEVSIKVVSYCGGLPLVLKVLGSFFTKRSLAEWKNQLEKLGTHLDGKHWKSTQNKL; encoded by the exons ATGACAGCCCACGAAGCCTCCTCTTCGTCCTCCTCCAAGTCCAAACTCTGGAACTACGACGTATTCTTGAGCTTCAGGGGTGAAGACACGCGCTATGGCTTCACGGGCCACCTCCATGCGGCATTAAAAGACAGAGGGTACCAGGTCTTTATTGATGAGGACGATCTACCAGGAGGGGAAGTAATAAAAGATAAACTGTTTCGTGCAATCGAAGAGTCGAGGATCTCTGCCATTATCTTCTCAAGGAGATATGCGGATTCGAGTTGGTATCTTGACGAGCTGGTGAAGATCATGGAGTGCAGAGTCGAACTGGGGCGACATGTTTTACCAATATTCTATCACGTTGATCCTTCGCATGTCAGGAAGCAGGACGGAGATTTAGCCGAAGCATTTCAGAAGCACGAAAATGACATCCGTGAAGAAAAAGATGACAATAAACGTGAAGCTAAACAAGAAAGGCTAAAGCTGTGGAGAGAGGCTCTCACAAAAGCTGCAAATTTGTCTGGCCACCATCTTCAAATCGCTAACAATGG GGGCGAAGCAgagttcattaaaaaaattattgacgAGAAAATTTGGGAATGGCTCACCAGCACTTACGAATTACATGTGACCAAGCACATAGTTGGAATCAATTCACGTGTTCAAGATATTATCAGTTATCTTTCAAGTGGTGGATCAAATGAAGTTCTCATGGTTGGAATTTGGGGGATGGGTGGATTGGGTAAAACAACAGCTGCCAAAGCCATTTATAACCAAATTCATCATAAGTTTGAATTCAAAAGTTTCCTTGCCGACGTTCGCGATGCTACAAGTATACATGATCTGGTTGATTtgcaaaaaaaacttatttctgACATCTTGAAACAGACTCAAGAAATAAGTTGTGTTGACCATGGTATCGGTCTGATAAAACAACAATTTGGACATAGAAAGATACTTGTCATCGTGGACAACATAGATAAAGAGGAACAACTGGATGCAATAGTTGGAGGTTATGATTGGTTTGGTCCTGGAAGTAGAATTGTTATAACGACACGAGATGAACATCTACTACAAAATGTGAACAAAAAATTTCAGGCCAAGGAAatgaatgaagaagaagctcttgAGCTATTTAGTTGGCATGCCTTTAAAAATAGTTGTCCTGATCAAACATATCTTGAAGTTTCAATAAAGGTTGTTTCTTACTGTGGAGGTTTACCACTAGTGCTTAAAGTTTTAGGATCTTTTTTTACTAAAAGATCGTTGGCAGAGTGGAAAAATCAATTGGAGAAATTAGGAACACATCTAGATGGAAAACATTGGAAATCAACTCAGAACAAGTTATGA
- the LOC139188246 gene encoding cyclic phosphodiesterase-like — protein MGHNHKPESIENNCADKDEDAMVAVEGKRESCRRRYSYSVWAIPPADVSHRIKKVMEGLQAEFDGPEIEPHIPILGSIHIMSHEDALNKFRSAPRDDIVAKVVQVVTRNYSHQCVSLLMDRKLFQSAESWSYHFGFYNSSLPYLSLLYGKSTEEEEEKSSRTG, from the exons ATGGGACACAACCACAAGCCTGAGAGCATAGAGAATAATTGCGCAGACAAAGATGAAGATGCGATGGTGGCGGTAGAAGGGAAGAGGGAAAGCTGCAGGAGGCGGTACTCATATTCCGTTTGGGCCATTCCACCGGCTGATGTTTCCCATAGAATCAAGAAGGTGATGGAGGGCCTCCAGGCAGAGTTTGATGGGCCGGAGATTGAGCCTCACATCCCCATATTGGGATCCATCCATATTATGAGTCATGAGGACGCTCTTAATAAGTTTAGATCTGCCCCTAGGGATGATATCGTTGCTAAAGTTGTTCAGGTGGTTACTAGGAATTACTCTCACCAATGTGTTTCCCTGTTGATGGATCGAAAG ttatttCAAAGTGCCGAATCTTGGAGTTACCATTTTGGTTTCTACAACA GTTCTCTGCCATATTTGAGCCTCCTCTACGGGAAGTCGacggaagaagaagaggaaaaaagcTCGAGAACTGGTTAA